AGATCCATACGATCGTGATCGCTCGCCGCGAACCAAAAATCTTCCTTACCGCTGATCCAAACGGAGGAATTCGCTTTCACATCTTCTCCGGAAAGGGAAGCTTCGAAATGAACTTCTCCGGTCGTATTTACGGGGCCGTTACAAAATACAATCCCTTTCGCATTCGTTTTACCGGAACAAAATTCCCCTAATTCGTTCACTTCGTATTTATGTTCGTAACTGTAGAAGCCTCCGACCAAACGTTTACGATTGGAATAATATTTTTTCGTAAATGCGACCACATTGATCTTCTTTCCCTCTATCGGAGTTCCTTTTAAATCAAGAACCGCAACCTTCAGCCGAACCGAGTCTTGAACCGCGGCCCAACTTTCACGGGCGATTCCGATATGATATTCGGAAGGATAAATCGGAAAGGATCTGAATGCGCTTTGAATCTCTCCATTCGGATCTTTGTATTCGAGTTCCGCTTCGAGCTTTTGAATCGTGTTCGATTCCGGAATGGATTTTACGGTCGTTTCAAAAAAACCTTTTTCGTCGAGAGTGAGTTGCGTTTTTGTAAAACCCATCACGGAAATCGGTTCTTCATTTTCTTCGGATTTACGACTCACCAAACCGTTGCTAAATGAAAAATCGGAATAATCGGGAAAAAACACTCCGCCCCCGACCGTAACCCGGGTTCTCAAAAGAACCGGAAGTTTACCGGCTCCTCCGCCTGAAAGATAACGAACGTTTCCGGAAAGTTCTAGCTGAGACGGACCGACATTTGGACCGGAAACTTGAAAATCCGCTTTCATGAGCGGAATTCTAAATTCTTCCACTCTGAATTCTCCGATGGAAACCAAATCGTTATTCTTATTCGCAAATTCGCTTAACAAAATCTGATAAACACCCAGATTCGCCTCTTTAGGGATTTTGAATTGAAGGGAACTCGTTCCTTCCTGGTTCCATTTTAAGGAAATGGAATATTCTTTATCGCTACCGGAATGAACGATTTTCGCAAACGCCGGATATTCGTTTCGTGTTGGAACCTCGAAACCGAGCTGTCTTTTGGTTCTTGAAATAAGTTTTATGGAAACGGTTTCTCCGGCGCGAAACAAGGTTCTATCTAAAATCGGGTGAAATAAAACGTTGTTGTCTCCAGAATCTCCCGGAAGATTGAATCTCCAATTTTCGATTCCATTCTGCCAACGAGTATGAGTAAAAGTAAAATCGTCTTCGAAAGCTGCAGTTAAAAGCAGACCATTTTCATACGCTTTCCAAGAGCAATATGGAACTTTATTTCGGGGAGGAATTCCTTTCACGAGGAGAATTCCCTCAGGTCCCGTTTTACCTACAAAAATTTTTTCGTTCTTACAATTGAAAATCTGAATGTCGGCACCCGGTACAGGCTTAGCATCATTCAGCTTTGTCACCCAAACGAGAGAGGATTCTCTTCCCCACTTAAAATGAAGGGAAAGGTTGGTCACCAGAGCAGCCGTACGGACATAAAACGGTTGATTGATTCCTAATAAAGAATTCCCTAATACGTCCGATTTCATTTCGACCACGTGGAAACCTGGTTTATTCAAGGGAATTCCCACAACTTCAAAACGACGAACTCCCTGTTTGCTCTGGAGTTTGATCTCGTTCGTAGGAGGTGGGTTTTGAGAAGAATCAAAGATAGAGTGACTGTGTTCCAAACTTTCAATCGTTTTTAAGAATCGAACGATTTCCGCGATCTGTCCCGATCCAAGAATCAATTCTTTTCCGGTGAATTGTTTTGGGAGATTCGGTTTCTCCTCCTTTCCGGTAGCCCAGTTGAAAATTTCCTTTCCCTTTTCTTTCAATTTATCGAATTGTTCTTTGATAACGTTCTCCGTGTCGGGACTCGTTTTCACCTGATAGAGACGCACCGGATTCTCTGCTTCCAGGTTTCGAATCGTAACGGGGAGAATCGCTTCCGGAAATCTTTCTAAAATTCCGAACTTGGAAGAAAATTTCAAAAGAGGGGGATAATCGTCCGTGGAAACCAAAAGAGGAAACGAGGATTGATTGGCAAGAAGTCGTCCCGCGTCGTCTTTTATGCCGGATGGAAGAATGATTTGGAATTTGGACTTTGGAGGAAGAGGAGCCGGAAAACTGACCCCATAGTCATAATTTCCGTTCTCGGAGAAAACCTGGGAGGGAATTTTTTTTCCATCGCTTGTTTGAAGCTGAATTTTTCGAAGAATTTCTACGGATACGGGAGAATTAAAATTCAACCTCAACGGCAAAGAGGGAATACAAGCGGCCTTTGCGTTGACTCGATCGCAGTTGAATTCCGCTCGGAAAGGTTGCCTTACAGTATATTCAATTTTTCTTGTGGAGCTTCTCGGGATTCCCGATTTTGATTTCAGTCCTTGTTCCAAAATGAGATAGACTTTTTTTCCGCTCGGAAACTTCTGATCTGGTTTGATAAGAATCGTCTTTTCGGTTTTTCCTTCCCTGTAATTTGCTTTCAAAATTTCACTTTCGATCGAACCTTTGACTCGGCTAAAGCCTATCTTATCCTTGAGACCTTCGGTCACGAAATAAATATGTTCGCTTGCGGAAGAAAAATCAGGCTCGGAATCCAAATCCAAAATAAAAACCTGATCCTCGTCGATGATTCCTCCTTCGTAGGGAGAGGAAGAATCCATTTCGGGACCTCCCGTATTGAAAGAAAATTTTTCTCCCTCATTCAAAGAATTTCCTGCGACCGATTTTAACTTCTTCGTTTCAAAAGTACATTCCACTCCGCCGGGCAGAAGTTCGGTAAATTCAAAAACCCAATTTTTATCATCCACCCAACGTTGCGCACCTTGTAAAGGACAACGAACCTCGAACGGATACAAAGAAAATTTTGGATTTCCCAAAGGAATCATCGATTCAGAAAAACGAGCTCTTACTTGGGAAGGTTTTTTGACTTCTCCGATTGGACTAAATTCGATCCTTACTTGAGCGTTTAAACTGGAGAACCCAAAAAAGAGAAAAATAATTCCCCAAAAAAATACAAAGATATTCGTCTTTAAGGATCGTTGCATTTGACACAAATTCCGTTTAATTATAGGAAATAAAAACTTCCGTAAGAAAAAATAGAGAGAATTTAAAAAGTTTTCTACGAGGTTTCGAAAATAAAACAGTTTCCGTCTTTTAATTTTAAAATGTTCGAAATTGAGCTTCCGAATTTGAATCGCGATAGAATAAAAATTAAGAAAATAGATTTTAGAGTCCGTCCCAGAACCATTCGATCTTATCGGAATTTCCGCGGATCGCTGCAATTGCTTTGAGTTTTGGGACAGACTCTTAATTAAAAACCGAATCATCACTCCAATACGAAAGGAGTTTTTTCCACGAGCGCTTTCGATTCGTAAAAAAAGAAATTGGGTTTGTAAAAGGCAAATCCAAGAGTTCAAAGAGTTTCTCCCAAAATAGAAAAGTTTGTTTCGGACAAAAAATCCTAATTCAAAAAGAGAAGCAAGTGAAAACTCTAATTCAACCCGCGATGCTTGCTTCCCTAATGAGAATATCCGGAACCTTGATGGAAGAGTAGGAATCATTGTACTGGTTCGAAATTCCCTCGATTCTAAAAAGAAGATCGAAAAAATTCAGATTCATCGTTATGCTATCAACCGGATGAACGGGAATTCCATTTTTATAATAGATTCCTTGCACACCGATCGAGATTTCTCCAGAAACCGCGCTACATCCAGAACCTCCTTCGAGCTTTAGAACGTAAATACATTCCGGAAAGTTACCCAATAATTCTTCGAGAGTTTTATCTCCCTTCGGTACAACGTAATTGTTAAACGAAGTGCCGACCCTGCCTCCGTACGAACGAACCGCATTTCCGGTAGGAACGACTCCCTCCTTTTTAGCGGATTCCAAATTATAGAGATAAGTTTGCAGAACTCCGTTTTCGATGACTGCTTTTTTACTCGTCAAAACCCCCTCCGCATCAAGAAGTCTCGAACCTGGATAATCCGAAATGTGCGGATCGCAAAACACGTTCCAATTTTGTGAGGCGATTTGCGAACCGATTTTGCCTTCCAGTCTAGACAGACCTTTTTGCACGCTATCCGCCGAAAACGGAGAAGAAAACATTCCAAAAATTTGAGGACTGATTCGATTAGAAAGAACGATATTGTAGGAACCGCTTTTTACAGGCTTTGCTCCCAAAAGAGCCAAAGAACGTTCCGCCGCCGTGGATACGATCAACTCAGGACTAATACGATC
The nucleotide sequence above comes from Leptospira weilii. Encoded proteins:
- a CDS encoding alpha-2-macroglobulin family protein gives rise to the protein MQRSLKTNIFVFFWGIIFLFFGFSSLNAQVRIEFSPIGEVKKPSQVRARFSESMIPLGNPKFSLYPFEVRCPLQGAQRWVDDKNWVFEFTELLPGGVECTFETKKLKSVAGNSLNEGEKFSFNTGGPEMDSSSPYEGGIIDEDQVFILDLDSEPDFSSASEHIYFVTEGLKDKIGFSRVKGSIESEILKANYREGKTEKTILIKPDQKFPSGKKVYLILEQGLKSKSGIPRSSTRKIEYTVRQPFRAEFNCDRVNAKAACIPSLPLRLNFNSPVSVEILRKIQLQTSDGKKIPSQVFSENGNYDYGVSFPAPLPPKSKFQIILPSGIKDDAGRLLANQSSFPLLVSTDDYPPLLKFSSKFGILERFPEAILPVTIRNLEAENPVRLYQVKTSPDTENVIKEQFDKLKEKGKEIFNWATGKEEKPNLPKQFTGKELILGSGQIAEIVRFLKTIESLEHSHSIFDSSQNPPPTNEIKLQSKQGVRRFEVVGIPLNKPGFHVVEMKSDVLGNSLLGINQPFYVRTAALVTNLSLHFKWGRESSLVWVTKLNDAKPVPGADIQIFNCKNEKIFVGKTGPEGILLVKGIPPRNKVPYCSWKAYENGLLLTAAFEDDFTFTHTRWQNGIENWRFNLPGDSGDNNVLFHPILDRTLFRAGETVSIKLISRTKRQLGFEVPTRNEYPAFAKIVHSGSDKEYSISLKWNQEGTSSLQFKIPKEANLGVYQILLSEFANKNNDLVSIGEFRVEEFRIPLMKADFQVSGPNVGPSQLELSGNVRYLSGGGAGKLPVLLRTRVTVGGGVFFPDYSDFSFSNGLVSRKSEENEEPISVMGFTKTQLTLDEKGFFETTVKSIPESNTIQKLEAELEYKDPNGEIQSAFRSFPIYPSEYHIGIARESWAAVQDSVRLKVAVLDLKGTPIEGKKINVVAFTKKYYSNRKRLVGGFYSYEHKYEVNELGEFCSGKTNAKGIVFCNGPVNTTGEVHFEASLSGEDVKANSSVWISGKEDFWFAASDHDRMDLLPEKKEYQTGEKARFQVRMPFREATALITVEREGILNSYIKTLSGKEPVVEIPVESSFAPNVFVSVLAVRGRVDNPKETALVDLAKPSFRLGVAQIRVGWKPFEIPVRVETDKTVYGARQKAKVKVQINHPSIQVKKDSRITLVAVDQGLLELKSNDTWDLLRAMMRQRGNSVETSTAQLQVVGRRHFGLKSLPSGGGGGGATTRELFDTLLYWKPDLKPDGNGFLEAEIPLNDSLTSFKIVAIVHSGKDKFGSGSTQIQTTKDVLIYPSIAPFVREKDNVLSGISLKNTTEKTLELEISPKTLPDLKLEIKNIQLKPGESTNVHWNLSIPSKKEEIVYEFQTKEVKNGPFTDTLRFRQKVGESVPVRILQSTFRRLEDGTLSLPIQENQEAISGGGELEISLKSSLTGGAILSSREHMSRYPYSCLEQKLSKAVSVGSQNDWDRIMNQLNAYLDGDGLLKFFPMSWHGSEILTSYALILSSESGYKIPDSMRETFLEALNRYIKGLIYRNGYISNTDFLLKKILVLDAISRFQQVGDDAILSVQTDPKILPTDILISLRNLYSRSNSFKNRVPALDVLLKSRYRIQGTSYNFTDEPSLWWLLSSNDSTVMKTILSVAKDPSWKEDLPRLIRGAIARQSKGHWDITPANALGVLALQTYSKQFERDSVEGKTTITLENNSSTLEWKNKKDPPTILIPMPKSTQNLKFVQNGNGKPYAVIHTKAALPLKEKLESGMRMEKEILDESGNKKSSFREGDLVRVRLKIYTESDLSWIAVKDPIPAGANILGTGLGNDSRISAELAKGDNSPTFVERKWEGYTAYFEYLPAGSATLEYVYRINHIGKFVLPPTRVEAMYLPDQFAEIPNPDQIVTKE
- a CDS encoding TldD/PmbA family protein, with amino-acid sequence MNLDRSVEFVLDVCKKKRLDQYDLVASESKEVGIELFRKRVSNTELSNSRGIGIRLIQSGKPGYSYSEKLSEEALFQMVEDALAQSKISDPLDIDLPGSFELPKINIRSYEESLESLGFEWLKSTGEKLDDLAWSVGGKIENVPYSYAGKTWNRFILANSNGLYHSEKSNLISAGVALVATDGKTKKMGGYTRSGLDLDRISPELIVSTAAERSLALLGAKPVKSGSYNIVLSNRISPQIFGMFSSPFSADSVQKGLSRLEGKIGSQIASQNWNVFCDPHISDYPGSRLLDAEGVLTSKKAVIENGVLQTYLYNLESAKKEGVVPTGNAVRSYGGRVGTSFNNYVVPKGDKTLEELLGNFPECIYVLKLEGGSGCSAVSGEISIGVQGIYYKNGIPVHPVDSITMNLNFFDLLFRIEGISNQYNDSYSSIKVPDILIREASIAG